One Streptomyces fagopyri DNA window includes the following coding sequences:
- the rho gene encoding transcription termination factor Rho has translation MSDTTDLMGARVEETAAAPATDASAAPASGAGSRRRRGTGLDGMVLAELQQVASGLGIRGTARMRKSQLIEVIKEAQAGGAPAQAADTAAEAKPKRRATSKARTGDEAAAADQKAEKAAEKAVAQQQIEIPGQPAGGPSRASEAERDDAPVAERRRRRAVAEAGSPETVAVEAKSEPKADTAGEAKGDAGDGADGRQGRRDRRDRGERGDRERGGRERDRRGGKGDEPQQGQAGGGQQQQRPERQDRQDRQDRQQQGGGRQDRQDRQQRDNGPQDDDDFDGGRRGRRGRYRDRRGRRGRDEFATNEPQLADDDVLIPVAGILDILDNYAFIRTSGYLPGPNDVYVSLAQVRKNGLRKGDHVTGAVRQPKDGERREKFNALVRLDSTNGMAPDSGRGRPEFNKLTPLYPQDRLRLETDPGVLTTRIIDLVAPIGKGQRGLIVAPPKTGKTMIMQAIANAITHNNPECHLMVVLVDERPEEVTDMQRSVKGEVISSTFDRPAEDHTTVAELAIERAKRLVELGHDVVVLLDSITRLGRAYNLAAPASGRILSGGVDSTALYPPKRFFGAARNIEDGGSLTILATALVDTGSRMDEVIFEEFKGTGNAELKLDRKLADKRIFPAVDVDASGTRKEEILLGSDELAITWKLRRVLHALDQQQAIELLLDKMKQTKSNAEFLLQIQKTTPSPGNGND, from the coding sequence GTGAGCGACACCACCGATCTGATGGGCGCGCGTGTCGAGGAGACCGCTGCCGCGCCCGCCACGGACGCCTCTGCCGCGCCTGCCTCCGGTGCCGGCTCCCGGCGGCGCCGCGGTACCGGCCTCGACGGCATGGTGCTGGCCGAGCTTCAGCAGGTCGCGTCCGGCCTCGGCATCAGGGGCACCGCGCGGATGCGCAAGAGCCAGCTGATCGAGGTCATCAAGGAGGCGCAGGCGGGCGGTGCCCCGGCGCAGGCCGCCGACACCGCCGCCGAGGCCAAGCCGAAGCGCCGGGCCACCTCCAAGGCCCGTACCGGCGACGAGGCCGCCGCTGCCGACCAGAAGGCCGAGAAGGCCGCCGAGAAGGCCGTGGCCCAGCAGCAGATCGAGATCCCCGGCCAGCCCGCCGGAGGCCCCTCCCGCGCGAGCGAGGCCGAGCGTGACGACGCCCCCGTCGCGGAGCGTCGCCGGCGTCGCGCCGTCGCCGAGGCGGGCAGCCCCGAGACGGTCGCCGTCGAGGCGAAGAGCGAGCCGAAGGCCGACACGGCCGGCGAGGCCAAGGGCGACGCCGGTGACGGCGCCGACGGCCGCCAGGGGCGCCGTGACCGCCGGGACCGCGGCGAGCGCGGTGACCGCGAGCGCGGCGGACGTGAGCGCGACCGCCGCGGCGGCAAGGGCGACGAGCCGCAGCAGGGCCAGGCCGGCGGCGGACAGCAGCAGCAGCGTCCGGAGCGCCAGGACCGGCAGGACCGTCAGGACCGCCAGCAGCAGGGCGGCGGCCGTCAGGACCGTCAGGACCGCCAGCAGCGTGACAACGGCCCGCAGGACGACGACGACTTCGACGGTGGCCGCCGCGGCCGCCGCGGACGTTACCGCGACCGCCGTGGCCGTCGTGGCCGCGACGAGTTCGCGACCAACGAGCCGCAGCTCGCCGACGACGACGTCCTGATCCCGGTCGCGGGCATCCTGGACATCCTCGACAACTACGCGTTCATCCGCACCTCGGGCTACCTGCCGGGTCCGAACGACGTGTACGTCTCGCTGGCCCAGGTCCGCAAGAACGGTCTGCGCAAGGGTGACCACGTCACCGGCGCGGTTCGCCAGCCCAAGGACGGCGAGCGCCGCGAGAAGTTCAACGCGCTGGTCCGCCTGGACTCGACCAACGGCATGGCCCCCGACTCCGGGCGCGGCCGACCGGAGTTCAACAAGCTGACGCCGCTCTACCCGCAGGACCGGCTCCGCCTGGAGACCGACCCGGGCGTGCTGACGACCCGGATCATCGACCTCGTCGCGCCGATCGGCAAGGGCCAGCGCGGTCTGATCGTGGCTCCGCCGAAGACCGGCAAGACCATGATCATGCAGGCGATCGCCAACGCGATCACGCACAACAACCCCGAGTGCCACCTGATGGTCGTCCTGGTCGACGAGCGTCCGGAAGAGGTCACCGACATGCAGCGGTCGGTCAAGGGCGAGGTCATCTCCTCGACCTTCGACCGCCCGGCCGAGGACCACACCACGGTCGCCGAGCTCGCCATCGAGCGCGCCAAGCGCCTGGTGGAGCTGGGCCACGACGTCGTCGTGCTGCTCGACTCGATCACGCGTCTGGGCCGTGCGTACAACCTGGCGGCCCCCGCCTCCGGCCGCATCCTGTCCGGTGGTGTCGACTCGACCGCGCTGTACCCGCCGAAGCGCTTCTTCGGTGCCGCGCGCAACATCGAGGACGGCGGTTCGCTGACGATCCTGGCCACCGCGCTCGTCGACACCGGCTCGCGCATGGACGAGGTCATCTTCGAGGAGTTCAAGGGCACCGGCAACGCCGAGCTCAAGCTCGACCGGAAGCTCGCCGACAAGCGCATCTTCCCGGCGGTGGACGTCGACGCGTCCGGTACCCGTAAGGAAGAGATCCTGCTCGGCAGCGACGAGCTCGCGATCACCTGGAAGCTGCGCCGCGTGCTGCACGCGCTCGACCAGCAGCAGGCGATCGAGCTGCTGCTCGACAAGATGAAGCAGACGAAGTCGAACGCGGAGTTCCTTCTGCAGATCCAGAAGACGACGCCGTCGCCGGGCAACGGCAACGACTGA
- the prfA gene encoding peptide chain release factor 1 translates to MFEAVEELIGEHADLEKKLADPSVHADQANARKLNKRYAELTPIVATYRSWKQTGDDIGTAKEFAADDPDFAAEVKELEKQREELTEKLRLLLVPRDPSDDKDVILEIKAGAGGDESALFAGDLLRMYLRYAERIGWKTEIIDSTESELGGYKDVQVAVKTKGGQGATEPGQGVWARLKYEGGVHRVQRVPSTESQGRIHTSAAGVLVTPEAEEVDVEIHANDLRIDVYRSSGPGGQSVNTTDSAVRITHIPTGVVASCQNEKSQLQNKEQAMRILRSRLLAAAQEEAEREAADVRRSQVRTVDRSEKIRTYNFPENRISDHRVGFKAYNLDQVLDGDLDAMIQACVDADSAAKLAAA, encoded by the coding sequence ATGTTCGAGGCGGTCGAGGAACTCATCGGTGAGCACGCCGATCTGGAGAAGAAGCTCGCTGACCCGTCGGTCCACGCCGATCAGGCCAACGCGCGCAAGCTGAACAAGCGCTACGCCGAGCTGACCCCGATCGTCGCGACGTACCGCTCCTGGAAGCAGACCGGGGACGACATCGGGACCGCGAAGGAGTTCGCGGCCGACGACCCCGACTTCGCCGCCGAGGTCAAGGAGCTGGAGAAGCAGCGCGAGGAGCTCACCGAGAAGCTCCGGCTGCTGCTGGTCCCGCGCGACCCCAGCGACGACAAGGACGTCATCCTGGAGATCAAGGCCGGCGCCGGCGGCGACGAGTCCGCGCTCTTCGCCGGTGACCTGCTGCGCATGTACCTGCGCTACGCCGAGCGCATCGGCTGGAAGACCGAGATCATCGACTCCACCGAGTCCGAGCTCGGCGGCTACAAGGACGTCCAGGTCGCGGTGAAGACCAAGGGCGGCCAGGGCGCCACCGAGCCGGGGCAGGGCGTCTGGGCGCGCCTGAAGTACGAGGGAGGCGTGCACCGCGTGCAGCGCGTGCCGTCCACCGAGTCGCAGGGCCGCATCCACACCTCCGCGGCCGGTGTGCTGGTCACACCGGAGGCCGAGGAGGTCGACGTCGAGATCCACGCGAACGATCTGCGCATCGACGTCTACCGCTCCTCCGGACCCGGCGGCCAGTCCGTGAACACGACCGACTCCGCGGTGCGCATCACGCACATTCCCACCGGAGTCGTCGCCTCCTGCCAGAACGAGAAGAGCCAGCTGCAGAACAAGGAGCAGGCGATGCGTATCCTGCGCTCCAGGCTCCTCGCGGCGGCGCAGGAGGAAGCGGAACGGGAGGCCGCGGACGTCCGCCGCAGTCAGGTCCGTACCGTCGACCGCTCCGAGAAGATCCGTACGTACAACTTCCCGGAGAACCGCATCTCGGACCACCGCGTCGGATTCAAGGCGTACAACTTGGACCAGGTCCTCGACGGCGACCTCGACGCGATGATCCAGGCCTGCGTCGACGCGGACTCGGCGGCCAAACTCGCCGCCGCGTAA
- a CDS encoding LCP family protein, which yields MPAESTPGPGTPGESGTSRRHRAKGSRRRPRGARRKALLVTAWTAAGIVVLGGTGVGILYFKLNDNLKTVDINQALGADRPTKADNGSENILVLGSDTRAGGNEKLGGGVDDGSARSDTAMVVHVYKGHKKASVVSIPRDTLVRRPSCTDAKGVTHDAATGVMFNSAYSTGGATCAVKTVESLSGIRMDHYVEVDFSGFQKLIDDLGGVSVTTTKAIKDPDSHLNLTAGPHKLDGRQALGLVRTRHGVGDGSDLGRIQLQQAFIKALVDQVKHLGVLTSPTKLYRLADTATKTVTTDSDIGSVKDLASFADGLKGIGSSHMNMVTMPVQYDRADANRVLVDDAKAELVWNAIKGDRAIPKGATQGTATGSAKGVVNAS from the coding sequence ATGCCTGCCGAGAGCACGCCGGGACCCGGGACACCGGGCGAGTCCGGCACGAGCCGCCGCCACCGGGCGAAGGGCAGCCGCCGCAGGCCGCGGGGGGCGCGCCGCAAGGCCCTCCTCGTCACGGCCTGGACAGCGGCCGGCATCGTCGTGCTGGGCGGCACCGGCGTCGGGATCCTGTACTTCAAGCTCAACGACAACCTCAAGACCGTCGACATCAACCAGGCCCTCGGCGCGGACCGGCCCACGAAGGCCGACAACGGCTCCGAGAACATCCTGGTGCTGGGGTCCGACACGCGGGCCGGCGGCAACGAGAAGCTCGGCGGCGGCGTCGACGACGGCAGCGCCCGCTCGGACACGGCGATGGTCGTGCACGTGTACAAGGGCCACAAGAAGGCCAGTGTGGTCTCCATACCCCGCGACACCCTCGTCAGGCGCCCCTCCTGCACCGACGCCAAGGGCGTCACGCACGACGCCGCGACCGGCGTGATGTTCAACTCCGCGTACTCCACCGGGGGCGCCACCTGCGCCGTGAAGACCGTCGAGTCCCTGTCCGGCATCCGCATGGACCACTACGTCGAGGTCGACTTCAGCGGCTTCCAGAAGCTCATCGACGACCTCGGCGGTGTCTCGGTCACCACGACCAAGGCCATCAAGGACCCCGACAGCCACCTGAACCTGACGGCGGGCCCGCACAAGCTCGACGGCCGGCAGGCACTCGGTCTGGTCCGCACCCGGCACGGCGTCGGTGACGGCTCCGACCTCGGCCGCATCCAGCTCCAGCAGGCGTTCATCAAGGCCCTGGTCGACCAGGTCAAGCACCTCGGCGTCCTCACCAGCCCCACGAAGCTCTACCGGCTCGCCGACACCGCGACCAAGACCGTCACCACCGACTCCGACATCGGTTCCGTCAAGGACCTCGCGTCCTTCGCCGACGGCCTCAAGGGCATCGGCTCGTCGCACATGAACATGGTGACGATGCCGGTCCAGTACGACAGAGCGGACGCCAACCGCGTCCTGGTCGACGACGCCAAGGCCGAACTGGTCTGGAACGCCATCAAGGGCGACCGGGCGATTCCGAAGGGGGCCACCCAGGGCACCGCCACGGGCTCGGCGAAGGGCGTCGTGAACGCGTCCTGA
- a CDS encoding arsenate reductase/protein-tyrosine-phosphatase family protein, which translates to MRGIGTGSAGSNGSPGGSFRILHVSTGNVCRSPITERLTRHALADRLGDPLWGGLIVESAGTWGHEGAPMEANAETVLADFGADATGFVGRELLDDHVIRADLVLTATRDHRAQVISMGHSAGLRTFTLKEFTRLVRAIDTATLPPLEDGVVERARALVRAAAALRGWLLAPTAEADEVYDPYGAPLPFFRSIGDEINEALDPVVTALTGVRASA; encoded by the coding sequence ATGCGTGGCATAGGCACGGGGAGCGCGGGGTCCAACGGTTCTCCCGGGGGGTCCTTCCGCATCCTCCACGTCAGCACCGGCAACGTGTGCCGCTCGCCGATCACCGAGCGGCTGACCCGGCATGCCCTCGCGGACCGGCTCGGCGACCCCCTGTGGGGCGGCCTGATCGTGGAGAGCGCGGGCACCTGGGGCCACGAGGGCGCGCCCATGGAGGCGAACGCGGAGACGGTCCTCGCGGACTTCGGCGCGGACGCCACGGGCTTCGTCGGCCGTGAACTCCTCGACGACCACGTCATCCGGGCCGACCTGGTCCTGACGGCCACCCGCGACCACCGCGCCCAGGTCATCTCCATGGGCCACTCGGCGGGTCTGCGCACCTTCACGCTGAAGGAGTTCACCCGTCTCGTGAGGGCCATAGACACCGCGACGCTGCCCCCGCTGGAGGACGGCGTGGTCGAACGCGCCCGTGCCCTGGTGCGGGCCGCCGCGGCGCTGCGCGGGTGGCTGCTGGCCCCGACGGCGGAGGCGGACGAGGTGTACGACCCGTACGGCGCGCCGCTGCCCTTCTTCCGGTCCATCGGGGACGAGATCAACGAGGCGCTCGACCCGGTCGTGACGGCGCTGACGGGCGTGCGGGCGAGCGCCTGA
- the rpmE gene encoding 50S ribosomal protein L31, which produces MKREIHPEYVETQVSCTCGASFTTRSTIESGTIRAEVCSECHPFYTGKQKILDTGGRVARFEARFGKAAAAKK; this is translated from the coding sequence TTGAAGCGCGAGATCCACCCCGAGTACGTCGAGACCCAGGTCAGCTGCACCTGTGGCGCGTCGTTCACCACCCGCAGCACGATCGAGTCCGGCACCATCCGTGCCGAGGTCTGCTCCGAGTGCCACCCGTTCTACACGGGCAAGCAGAAGATCCTCGACACCGGTGGCCGCGTGGCCCGCTTCGAGGCCCGCTTCGGCAAGGCTGCAGCTGCCAAGAAGTAG
- a CDS encoding L-threonylcarbamoyladenylate synthase — MARRYDTNDATDRTTGLREAASAVRRGELVVLPTDTVYGIGADAFTSEAVADLLDAKGRGRNMPTPVLIGSPNTLHGLVTDFSEMAWELVDAFWPGALTLVARHQPSLQWDLGDTRGTVAVRMPLHPVAIELLTEVGPMAVSSANLTGHPAPEDCDAAQNMLGDSVSVYLDGGPTPGNVPSSIVDVTGKVPVLLRAGALSAEELRKVVPDLEVAN; from the coding sequence ATGGCACGGCGATACGACACCAACGACGCGACCGACCGCACGACCGGTCTGCGTGAGGCCGCGTCCGCCGTCCGCCGTGGCGAGCTGGTGGTCCTCCCGACGGACACGGTCTACGGCATCGGTGCCGACGCGTTCACCTCGGAGGCCGTCGCCGATCTGCTCGACGCCAAGGGCCGCGGCCGCAACATGCCCACCCCTGTCCTCATCGGCTCCCCGAACACCCTGCACGGACTCGTCACGGACTTCTCCGAGATGGCCTGGGAGCTCGTCGACGCGTTCTGGCCGGGCGCCCTGACGCTCGTCGCCAGGCACCAGCCGTCCCTCCAGTGGGACCTCGGGGACACCCGGGGCACCGTGGCCGTGCGCATGCCGCTGCACCCGGTCGCCATCGAACTGCTCACGGAGGTCGGCCCGATGGCCGTCTCCTCCGCGAACCTCACCGGCCACCCGGCGCCGGAGGACTGCGACGCCGCGCAGAACATGCTCGGGGACTCCGTCTCCGTCTACCTGGACGGCGGTCCGACCCCCGGCAACGTGCCCTCCTCGATCGTGGACGTGACCGGCAAGGTGCCCGTGCTGCTGCGCGCCGGGGCGCTGTCGGCGGAGGAGCTGCGGAAGGTCGTGCCCGACCTCGAGGTGGCGAATTGA
- the prmC gene encoding peptide chain release factor N(5)-glutamine methyltransferase, translating into MLLAEVAQATQRLADAGVPSPRNDAEELAAFVHGVKRGELHTVKDADFDARYWEVIARREAREPLQHITGHAYFRYLELQVGPGVFVPRPETESVVGWAIDAVRAMDVVEPLIVDLCTGSGAIALALAQEVPRSRVHAVELSEDALRWTRKNVEGSRVDLRQGDALEAFRDLDGQVDLVISNPPYIPLTEWEYVAPEARDHDPELALFSGEDGLDLIRGIERTAHRLLRPGGVVVVEHADTQGGQVPWIFTEERGWADAADHPDLNNRPRFATARKAMP; encoded by the coding sequence GTGCTGCTCGCGGAAGTGGCCCAGGCCACCCAGCGGCTGGCCGACGCCGGCGTGCCCTCACCGCGCAACGACGCGGAGGAGCTCGCCGCCTTCGTGCACGGCGTGAAGCGGGGCGAGCTGCACACCGTCAAGGACGCGGACTTCGACGCCCGCTACTGGGAGGTGATCGCGCGCCGCGAGGCCCGCGAGCCGCTCCAGCACATCACCGGGCACGCCTACTTCCGCTATCTGGAGCTCCAGGTCGGCCCCGGCGTCTTCGTGCCCCGCCCGGAGACCGAGTCCGTGGTCGGCTGGGCGATAGACGCCGTCCGCGCGATGGACGTCGTCGAACCGCTGATCGTCGACCTCTGCACCGGCTCCGGCGCCATCGCGCTCGCCCTCGCCCAGGAGGTCCCGCGCTCCCGCGTACACGCCGTGGAGCTGTCCGAGGACGCCCTGCGGTGGACGCGCAAGAACGTCGAGGGGTCCAGGGTCGACCTGCGCCAGGGAGACGCCCTGGAGGCCTTCCGGGACCTCGACGGGCAGGTGGACCTGGTGATCTCCAACCCGCCGTACATCCCCCTCACCGAGTGGGAGTACGTGGCGCCGGAGGCCCGGGACCACGATCCCGAACTCGCCCTGTTCTCCGGCGAGGACGGACTCGACCTCATCCGCGGCATCGAGCGCACCGCCCACCGGCTGCTGCGCCCCGGCGGGGTCGTCGTCGTCGAGCACGCCGACACCCAGGGCGGACAGGTGCCGTGGATCTTCACCGAGGAGCGGGGCTGGGCCGACGCGGCCGACCACCCGGACCTCAACAACCGGCCGCGGTTCGCGACCGCCCGCAAGGCGATGCCGTGA